The nucleotide window caaagaagatcaaatgccctttccaaaaaaaggtaaaacagcattgtaggctGATTttgacgaaaacgagatgggagtttttcgacataacaaaccctaactgtattgacccagatcacgCAGACTACACATGCGTATttcagagacgagacaagacgtgcatttgaggttaaaaagtatagaaattgtcgatttgtttaaaaaaataaccaaccgtttcaatagataagacccttcttccactGCTGagatagagccctttgaagctggatttaaactgcattttggaagttcaaacttgggggcaccatacaagtccactatatggagagaaatcctgaaatgtttttctcaaaaaacacaatttctctacgactgaagaaagaaagacatgaacatcttggatgacaggggggtgacaacatgtaaattttggttctggaagtgaactaatcctttaatatgacAGACTAGCTTATAGCCATAGTTTTTGTGTTTGTGTACCAGGCTAATGTCATGTTGGAGTATGATATTGATGAGGCCCAGGCGCTGTTGGAGAAAAACTTGGCTACAGCTTCACGGAATCTAGACTCTCTGGAAGAGGACCTGGACTTCCTTAGAGACCAGTTCACAACCACTGAAGTCAGTATCCTTAAACAATGGCAAACGTTTAGAGAGAGACAGGTTTGTATTTGTGACCCGTGCTGGGTAAATGAGTCGGAATGCGCACGGTCTAACTTTGAGCTACAGACAAAAGAAATGAAAAATGTCAtgttttggttgaatttgaagtttTGCGCAAAAATGAATTCATTAAGCCCTCTTCTAGTGATCCTAATGctccaaatagtaattaaacatctaGTATAGGTCTATTTTTGCAAAGCGCagcattccagctttgtgaatATTCATATTCAAATCTCGATGACTAGTCCAAACCagtgaaatatgatttttaaacCATGATGATGAAATCAAAATGATCGCACTAATTGACATTTGCAAAGCATGTGCATAAGACGTGCCTCTCCAAATGTGCGCGATCTCCCTATGAAGTACATTATTGCGAAATATGTCTTGAcaagattcacacaaacataatctGTTATGTCTTAGATGAACGTTTAGGTAATGATTGGAGAAAAATctgatgtgtaacattatattCCATGCATTACAGTAGGTCTTAATATAGATCTGTCTCAATGTTAATGAAACATTAAAAGAGAAGACGCAACCACTCGCCACACTTGAACTTTTATTAaactatttttaataacaaagataaaataaaaaagtagctACATTGTGATTAATACTGTAGTAGTTATTGTTAAGAAAAGAATTAGAGGAAAATATGCGACATTGCTTGATTTTTGCTTTGGAATCTTCAGaaaatatttaactatttttCTGTAAATCAACTCTGCTGACTTTGTCGCCTTCATACTGATAATTTAAATACCATTTTGAAGGTATTTTAATGAAACATTTTAATGAGAATGTGAAAAGAACTCATTATTGAAAACTCATTAAAAGAAAAGACGGAAACAATAGCTGCTCTTGATTTCACTCCtgtttatttgcatctttgttgtttttaataacaaagataaaataaaaagtagATAAATTATGATTAAcaatatagtaattattattaaggAAATATGCAACAatgcttgaattttttttttttttagcttttgaaTCTTTAGAAAACTTTTAACTCTGTTTTCTCTAACTCAACTCCGCTGACCTTGTCTTCAAACAGATCATTGTAATATAATTTTGAAGgtattttaattaacaatttaatgagaatgtgaaaataaaaataactcattattaaaaatgatttttccATAATGATGTGCTCATCATGgttgatgattttttttaacttagtttttttttttttttttaaagctccgttcattttattaaaaaaatagtagaaataatattacaatttaaaatagctggtgTTTttatagtcaacatttgaagtggatcaaaaaaaatgTTCATCAAAGTTTTCCATATGGAAAGAAGGGGTATTGCtgggttttaggacaactttgatgaaaggttttgatccacttcaaatgttgattacttcagtgtcacatgatccttcagagatcattctaacatgctgattcgGTGCTCGCAGCCTATCCATtgttcagtgttgaaaacagttgagctgcataatatttttgtggaaaacatgatCTTTTTAAACAGATCTTTTGGAtgattagaaagttcaaaagaatagcacTGGTTTGAAATGAATTTAAAACTTTAGGTCAACTTAAGACATTCTTGCGGAATAAAAATattaacctttaaaaaaaaagcagaaaacaAGTTattcaaccccaaacttttgattgaTTGTGTATGCATCTAAAAACTGgtcagtatttaaattttttacagtatttgatGTGGAGAGCTGTGGGGAGCATTTAGTCATGTCCCTTTGTTGCTTTTTTCGACTGTGTATTAATAAATCCTGTTTAGATTTAACATTGAGCCCAGTTGTGCTCCAACATCAGCACCATTTTGGTGATATGTATGTTGATTATGTGATCAATGAGTGAATCATTGTGAAGCATTCCTCAACAAAATTCATGTCACATTCTCCGTTTCGGCAAACGGTCGTGTTTAAATGGTTAGATACGTGTGTGACATCTGTAGATTCATTTCAAGGAAGAACACCTTGGTTAAATCAGATACAGGCCACCTGTTCTCACCACCTGTTAGAATCTGTTAATGAAAGAGATTTGTTATAGACTCTTgtcatctacactcttaaaaataaaggttccaaaagggtgatttttggttccccaaagaatctttcagtgaacagttataaaagaaccattttgaagaccTTTTTTgactctaaagaaccttttctgcatttaaaaggttccatgtatgttcaaggttcttcatggaaccgtcAATGCTAATAAagatcctttatttttaagagtggaaGTGTGAAATGCTCTTTCAAGTGTTTGTGAAAGGAAAAGCTTGTAAACTTTTTCAGATCCACCTTAACCACTACTCTCTCAGATATGGCACGTGTTTACAATTGGGATGTCAAGAGAAGGAGCAAAGACAACCTCCTCAAGTCTACTGAGCGGTCCTAGAAGAGACCTAGTTTGGTCCCACCCAAATTCCTTCCCCATCAGAAAATTCACCCCCATGTATCTGTTTGCACCAACAGCAACTGTTATCTattgatttattactttttaaactattttttcaagtaaaaaagtgaaaaacatcAAACAAAAGTAATAATGGtagttttcttgttttttttaaatgacgaATTATTAGCTGTTTCAGAGGGGGCCTCTCTCCGCAGGGTCTACACATTTGTCTTCCTGTGTTCTGTTTTTCCCTTGCATTTTGTTGTTTGATAAACATCTGAGATTTCTGTTCTGTTAAAGCAAACCTGTTTAAACTCCTATGGCCCTTAAATGTCTTTCTGTGGAATTTTTCTTGCCAAATCTTGGTGAGATCTTTATCAAAATGCAGCGTGCAGAATATCAGGGGGACATCCTGTTTCATTTACCAGCCTTCTTCCTTTCTTCTCCACTTCCGATTTCTTCCTCTGATGTGTTTTTTCATCTCTTGTCCTTCATCTGTACTCATTTGTCACATTGTAGCCATTAAACACTGAACAAGGACCTAATAATGAAGTGATTTGGGAAAAGGCACAAAATCGATGACATGGTCTGTGTTTTTAATCTGCGTAGCTTTTTATAATTCCCCATCTGGTTGAGGTTATGGCAATGAGGGAGATGAATAAGCTTTGATGAGTCCAACTAATTAAATATGTGCCTGCAATTCCGTCCATTTCTTTCGATCTTTGACAATCACTTGTGCAGTACTGAAACTACTAATTTCGTCTTGATTCTCTATTGCCCTTCAATTACATTCTCTTGGAGGCGCACACCTGCTATACTGAAAATATCATCATTGTACTGTAATGATCCCTCAATTTCTATAGGTCGTGGGTGGAACATTAATCAAGTTATAACATACAACcagaacatttttaacatgttacTTTAATCTGTAGTACATTTCAAGTTCCCTTGATAAAGAGGTACAGGGTGTCTCAAAATCGCTGAAACAGAGTCAGTAGTGTTTGTACAGCCAGTTTTTGCAAATCCACATCAGCCACAAAAAGCTTACAGAGCCAACAAGTGGTCACCCAATCCAAAATCCTCTGGTTCTTCCCTGAGACCCTGTTTCAGCCATGTTTTGAAATGGCTTCATGTTATCCAATAATGTGACAAAGTAACTACTCAGCCAGTTCTGGACAGTATCGACACATCTTctccaatcagatttgagaaagTGGTTATGGGTTTGTTTCACAGGGGTGAGAGTTAAAGTGAAGAGCAAGTCATTTCAAAAAGTAAAGATGTTATAGATGAATAAAATAAGGGTTAAATACATGGCGATGCAAGCTCTATAGATACAGATGCCTTATGTGAATGTGTACAAGGTCAATGACCCTCACTGGGCAGTAAGAAAACCTATAGGAAGAGGTTGCTTTTTTCACATTAGATAGTACAATCACAAGCTGTAACATCAGAAACACTCTTTGGGATAAAAGGTGTAAAAGATGTACTCAAGTACAGCTGATTAAGGTTTCTTTGTAATTCTGGTGAGCACCAGAGGCCTCTTGTGGTAATGTGTGATAAGTGAAATgttaatatttgtgaaataatGCACACTTTTCTTAATCCATCTGGGGCTCATGGGTGTACTTTCAGTAGTCCCTAAGGATTTTTGCATTAGATCATAAAAATGAACCTCCATTATCCTATAATGTGAGTGACATATTTATCTCACACCAATTACAATTGAAAATCTAGTTTTGTCCACATGGGAATCATTACAGATCATGTGTTTTCCAGTCTTGGAATTCCTCATATTGCGGTATATCTCCTTCCCTTGGCGATCATTCACTAAAATAATTAGACACATCACACCTTCAGCAATCAAATGTTTCAAGTCTGACATCTTTGAGTCAACAGAAATTCATCCCAGCATTCATTGAAGTCAGCAAGTAAAACTTGTGTTAGTCAGTTATTTCTCCTATGATACAACCAATAGAAGATTCCTGGAACAAGTTTGGTCCCAGATATTGGAGACGTCCAAAGCCAGAACATCTTCATTTGGGAAGTCTATCTATTGTGGCTCAACAGAATGAATGACAGATGTGCAGATATAGTTAAAGTGCACGCTGGCCTTTCAGCAGGAGTTCTGTAATAGGTTTCTTTTTACTAACCTTCCATTCTCAGCAGTTCAATTTGGCTATATACAAGATTGTGCGATTAGGGAAACGAGCGAAGTAGTATAGAAAAGTGAAGCGGTATGGTTGGACTCGGTTTAGGCATTCAGCAGGCAGGAAAGGGGTGATGATGTCATAATCAGGGAGTTGAAGACCGACCCTGTGATTGGAGGAAGCGTTTCTTTTGTCCACCAGGGCCCAAGTGTTTGATAGGTACCTGGGTGGCGATTACCGACTCAACAGAAACACCGACGATCACCCTTTGTCACTTCTTCTGACGAATGCACCACGTTCGGTACAAACCCGCTCTTCACTCCCTCCCAACCTTCTTGGATGGTAATCTCCCCGCTCTTCACCAGCTCGAATATATCCCGTGTTAGCTCTGTAAAAGCCCTCTCCACATTTATGGCATCACGTGCTGAAGTCTCCACGTAGCGCATGCCATACGCAGCCGCTAGCTTCTCGGCCTCTTGCCGGCTCACCTGGCGTTGTGGTTCCAGATCACATTTGTGGCCGACCAGCAGGAAGACAATGCTGTGGGGTTGCACGTGGCTGCGTGCCTCTTCTAGCCACTCGTGAACGTTCTGGAAGGAGCGACGATTAGTGATGTCAAAGAGCAGCAGGCCTCCCACCGAGTTGCGGTAGTATGCTCTGGTAATAGACCTGAAAAAGGCATAACAGAATTTTAGTTGAGGTAGTATACAGGATGcagaattgacccttcgcaaaaaccCGCCCTCCTTAGTTACTGCTGCTATGTCTGACAAACAATGCCGCTCTCACACTAtacatcatgttctcacgcagtgaaaaatacattgcggtGCAAAGAGGAAACAGACAACACGCTGACAGATGATGAATCAGAATGCATGAAACCAAACAAAGATGCTACATGTAGCATGAACAGTTTCTGATGTAATTCAGACTGtattatttcaaaatttaaagcaaaaactttagctttgtgaaattatgctacaTAAGACATCTACACGAAAAAAAAAACCAGCAGACGTGATGAATGAGAATGCAAATTCACTCTTTCAAaacaggtggcgcttatggaacagcagcaatacagTGTTTCCttggttactgctgtaaacaaTCAAACGGTACTATAATATGGATTATATGGAGGTAAGATGAAACAAAAATACTATCTGAGTTAGGGCTGAACGATATTCTGTTTTGACATTGACATCGCGATGTGCGCGTGAGCGATAGTCACATCGCCGGAACATACGATGTGAAGGGTAGAAGCCCATGGTGTATTAAGAGAACGGTAGCACCAGGGTAGCGCACAGGCGCACAGTAAACACGAGTTTGTTGTATGGCTTGTTGCTGGGGTGACATGCGCGTTCCGCGTGCCTGCACAGTGATTGGTTCGCTATGCCGCCGCTCACCGCTCACAGCCAACATTCACTGCTAAAAATGCGCGACGAAGAGGATCCGCCGCTGCTTTCCTCATCTCGCCAGACTTGGCCGCAAATATCTGTGTATTCTTGCGACAAGCTCGCCGTCAGAGAGACTTTTCAGTACTAGTGGCAGTGGCAACATCGTCACTTGCCAACGAACCTGTCTCAAGCCTGCAAAGGTTGATAGACTTGTGTTCTTAGCTAAAAACCTTGAGTAAGCAAAGCATACATAAGCATGAATACTCAGTTTAgaagttttatttcattttgtttagcCATGATTATGATGATGACCAACACTGTTTTACTTTGGCACTTTTTCTAAGAAAACTTGACTTAAAAACAAAAGATTGTGAACCAAAGTGCCTATAAgttgttttataaaaaatatatttattttaagttatattgTTGTAAACCAATCAGGTTGGTGTAAAGctgctgttttatttaaaaatatgttctgCTTTTGTGTTTACAGAAATATTCAAATTTTGGAATAAAATATTAAGTTTTTTGTCACTTGTAATGACGCTTGCTTATTAGTGAAATTATTAATATGTAATTATTGACTTTAGCCTGGATTGATGGCTCTCAATATCGCAATATAAATCGTTTGGAAAAAAcatatcgcaatgtaatttttttccaatatcgtgcagccctaatctgAGTTTTTTGAAGACAGTTTCCCCTCGgaaatacattcatataaaccctTACTCCCAGTCCCAGACGGATTTTCTTCCAGTATTTCACGCATGGTAAAGTGAGTTTGCTCTGCCTGTGACAGGATTTTCTCCTCTGCGTATGTCTTCAGCATCTCTGGCTTCTGTTACTGGTCGTTTACAATTGGTTTATTTGCCCAGTTAAAAAATGAGTGTGTTATTAATAGTTCTAAAAGTTTTCCAACCATTAGTCAGAAGTGTATGTCCATGATTTTGTCAGCATTAATCTCACAGCTTTCTTTGAATCGACTACAAGTTTGCATTCAGATCTGCCTCAATGtaagaaaatgactgttttcaaGTAGCAGACTATGGTAGCCAttgaataaaataatcaaaaaaggtaaatttgagtttatatttcaaaattctggctttattcttgcaattccaagattATGACTCACAgttctgataagaaaaatcaactcgtcattctctcttttcccctcaGCTACAAATCATGAGTTTAcatcccacacttctggctttttcccctcagaatttacaaactcactattgttgaGTTATATTGAGTTAAGAGTCAgaactaggagatataaacttgcattttggaaaaaaaatagtcCAGAATGTGAGAtattataggtttaaatagtattttgtgCTGTGGGGCTAATACAATATGCCCCCTATGAACTGAATATGTGAATagtatgtagacctattgtttaaatcaaatttatgctttacaACTAGGctaatcatagcaggtttcatccaaTAGTCTGTCCGTTTAAATATCTACATTTAGgttcaaatggcgtctttgacgACAGTATTTTACATtccgattctgacatccaaaggcacaacaataCATTTCTCTTATTCAAAAGATTTTACCCCTTTTCCCTCCCATGTTACCAGTGTTATTCTACCACCACAATGTAACTGTGACATCTACTCCAAACTGGTCTATACAGCAGAAAAGATCTGTACTACTGATCAATGTAACACTACTCGTGTTACATTGTGACTTTGAACTGAATTGAAATAAACTAATTTTAACTAAAAAGGCAAATTTTGTGTTAATAGACGTATGCCTCTATAAAGCCTtgtctaaaagaaaaaaatgtttaaaagatttGAATAGATAGATCGATATAGTACTGTGTAGTCTTTAGAAACTAATAAAGTGATCAAAAGATGTGTTTATAAGAAATGGAGTCTGGATATACAACAGAATCTGTCCTGTAAAACTAGAAATGACAGGAACAGAGAGAACAGGAAATGTAAACCTGCAACAGAAGGTGGAGATGACAACAAGGTAgatgaaaaaaatgtgtaaaaaggcATCAGAGTGAGACTGTAAAAAAGGTCTGAGCTTGTGTAGGAGTACCGCTGGGAAACGCACTGAGCTGTGAAGGATGCCGAGGGGCCTCTGGAGTTACTGACATCACTTTAAGTCAGACATTTGTGACATTGTAGAAGGCAGTGATTCACCAATACTTATATTTCCTGTAGAAGTTCTGCAAAAGAACTTCTGCTGGTAAAGAGACCTTGAGCTGCATTCATTAGTAAATAAATATAGACAGTATCTCTGAATCACCTaaggtgaataaaaaaataaaaaagaatgagTGACGTGTGAATCAAGGCTAGGAGAAATACATCAGCACGGATACAATGGAAACACCAATCATGTGGATGGATAAGGACTCCTGATCAGTTAAGCTTGGTGATTTACCTTTGTAAGGTGGAGGGCTCTTGTGACATGTAAGCAAATATTTGACATTGTACAATAGTTAAAGATATAAAATAATGTGCCAATCAACATAAAAATCTTTCTgagttaataaaaagtgatatatGGAAACAAGGGTCTATaggattttaattttttaagttaaacaaCTCTATTTGAAATGTAATTAGCCACCCTATGAACAATCGATACACTTATTGGACAGTGATGCAGAATTATGAGAAACATCTAATGTAACATAATCCAAGATAAAGATTTTAAATACCTGAAACGTTCCTGGCCTGCAGTGTCCCAAATCTGCAGTTTAATGCGTTTCCCAGGTTCAATCTCTACCAGGCGAGAGAAAAAATCCACCCCGACTGTGGGATCCGACACCTGTGCGAAGCGGCCTTCTGTAAATCGTCTAATTAAACATGATTTTCCAACAGTGGAGTCTCCAATAACAATCAGTCGAAATTGGTAAAGCCAAATTGCCTCCATGTTTATTCAGCTCtgtcaaaacagaaaaaaagaagtgAATTAAATGCTGTCAAAACACGTTCATGATTTCCAAGGACAGAACagaaaagaaagaaacacatTCTTTATTTTATTCACCCACATTATGTCAGACTGATTTACCAGTTtactaaaataatttatttttgctttaaatcttTTGTGACAACTTCTGAAGATGTGTTGTACTTATCTCTGCACTGGCTTTCTGTGGGAAAATCCTTTCAGAATTAGATTTTAAGGTCTGCATCAGTTATGTTAAGGATTCTTTATCTATCACTTAAGAGTAatcattttgtaaaatatatagcCAGTTCTAAATAATTGCCTTTCTATTTTAGGATTAACTTAATGGTCTTTTACAGCAATGGAATAATATACACataatttgttttaatgcaatatatgtttatatgtttatataacGGACAACTCTTAACAGTTAACATGACCTAAAGACACTATGCTGTGCCTGTTCCATTACTGAGATTTCACTGAGGCTCGCTTGATAGCTAGACTACACTAGCTGGCTA belongs to Garra rufa chromosome 3, GarRuf1.0, whole genome shotgun sequence and includes:
- the rab39bb gene encoding RAB39B, member RAS oncogene family b — encoded protein: MEAIWLYQFRLIVIGDSTVGKSCLIRRFTEGRFAQVSDPTVGVDFFSRLVEIEPGKRIKLQIWDTAGQERFRSITRAYYRNSVGGLLLFDITNRRSFQNVHEWLEEARSHVQPHSIVFLLVGHKCDLEPQRQVSRQEAEKLAAAYGMRYVETSARDAINVERAFTELTRDIFELVKSGEITIQEGWEGVKSGFVPNVVHSSEEVTKGDRRCFC